In Syngnathus acus chromosome 5, fSynAcu1.2, whole genome shotgun sequence, a genomic segment contains:
- the LOC119123406 gene encoding potassium voltage-gated channel subfamily KQT member 2 isoform X1, with translation MVQKSRNGGVFPGAQADQKKLKVGFVGLEAGGTDSSRDGALLIAADEGPRRQRSSVSGGKKAPKRNALYRRLQNFLYNVLERPRGWAFIYHAYVFLLVFSCLVLSVFSTIREYEKSSEDALYILEVVTIVVFGVEYMVRIWAAGCCCRYRGWRGRLKFARKPFCVIDIMVLIASISVLAAGTQGNVFATSAIRSLRFLQILRMIRMDRRGGTWKLLGSVVYAHSKELITAWYIGFLCLILASFLVYLAEKEDNEQFETYADALWWGLITLTTIGYGDKFPITWNGRLLAATFTLIGVSFFALPAGILGSGFALKVQEQHRQKHFEKRRNPAAGLIQAAWRVYATNLTRSDLTSTWDYYERTVSVPMYRGTHSNLLWLIPPLNQLDLLRNLKNKSGLSFRSPLMKNSVLKEVQSEPSPSIQKVSLKERVFSSPRSSGTKGKGSPQHVIPVVGPGVAPCVGPGVPGGVQALRRSPSIEPGLEDSPSKVPKSWSFGERSRTRQAFRIRGVASRQNSEVLIEMQDEEFRQKSSPDTSLPGEDMADDNKSCHCEFVPQDLTPGIKVTIRAICIMRFMVSKRKFKESLRPYDVMDVIEQYSAGHLDMLARIKNLQSRVDQIVGRGTPIADKDRPKAAGEELPEDPSMMGRLGKVEKQVLSMERKLDFLVNIYIQRMGIPQTETDAYFGSKEPDPAPPYHSLVDQLEKSQSIQKTPQVLPDDSVDKSHFGTKMVRSSSSSNPRDYNAGATCPPSTSWQPISSQLLQQVPPQPQRSLGNTPSPEGDGSLVRLPPPPAGERHGGNRAKRHSTGDRGGAERGGKEGAGEGGEDEVKPDSDHSLSIPSVDHDDLEHSFSGFSISQSRDNLDLLNNSFYSSAKLASNLGGLAGASCCATTRPYVAESESDSELCAPSPHSDRIWPANK, from the exons ATGGTGCAGAAGTCTCGGAACGGCGGCGTGTTTCCCGGAGCGCAGGCCGACCAGAAGAAGTTGAAAGTCGGCTTTGTGGGTCTGGAAGCCGGCGGGACGGATTCCAGCAGGGACGGAGCTCTGCTTATTGCAG CCGACGAAGGTCCTCGGCGTCAGCGCAGCAGCGTGTCGGGGGGCAAGAAAGCTCCCAAGAGGAACGCTCTCTACAGGCGGCTGCAGAACTTCCTCTACAACGTCCTCGagaggccccgggggtgggcCTTCATATACCACGCCTACGT GTTCCTGCTGGTCTTCTCCTGCCTAGTCCTGTCCGTCTTCTCCACCATCCGAGAGTACGAGAAGAGCTCCGAGGACGCGCTCTACATCCTG GAGGTGGTGACCATCGTGGTGTTCGGCGTGGAGTACATGGTGCGCATCTGGGCGGCGGGCTGCTGCTGCCGATATCGAGGATGGCGAGGAAGACTCAAGTTTGCCAGGAAGCCCTTTTGCGTCATCG ACATCATGGTGCTGATTGCGTCCATCTCGGTGCTGGCGGCGGGCACGCAGGGAAACGTGTTTGCCACTTCTGCCATCCGCTCGCTGCGCTTCCTCCAGATTCTGCGCATGATCCGCATGGACCGCCGCGGAGGAACCTGGAAGCTGCTGGGATCAGTCGTCTATGCCCACAGCAAG GAACTGATCACAGCCTGGTACATCGGCTTCCTGTGTCTAATCCTGGCAAGCTTCCTGGTTTATTTGGCCGAGAAAGAAGACAACGAACAATTTGAGACGTACGCTGACGCCCTCTGGTGGGGATTG ATCACGCTGACCACCATCGGCTACGGAGACAAGTTCCCCATCACCTGGAACGGTCGCCTGCTGGCGGCCACGTTCACACTGATCGGCGTGTCCTTCTTTGCTTTGCCAGCT GGCATCCTGGGTTCTGGTTTTGCTCTCAAGGTACAAGAGCAgcacagacaaaaacattttgagaaaaGACGGAACCCAGCAGCGGGACTCATTCAG GCTGCATGGAGGGTTTACGCCACAAACCTGACTCGATCTGACCTGACATCCACATGGGACTACTACGAAAGGACCGTGTCCGTCCCCATGTACAG AGGCACACACTCAAATTTGCTCTG GTTAATTCCGCCCCTCAACCAGTTGGACCTGCTGAGGAATCTCAAAAACAAGTCAGGACTCTCATTCAGGTCTCCCCTTATGAAGAACTCTGTCTT GAAGGAAGTCCAGTCAGAGCCTTCTCCCAG CATTCAGAAGGTGAGTCTAAAAGAGAGAGTCTTCTCATCTCCACGCAGTTCGGGAACCAAAGGAAAAGGTTCTCCTCAGCATG TGATCCCGGTGGTTGGTCCAGGTGTAGCTCCATGCGTGGGACCCGGAGTTCCTGGTGGTGTTCAGGCCCTGCGCCGCTCCCCCAGCATAGAGCCCGGTCTAGAGGACAGTCCGAGTAAGGTTCCTAAGAGCTGGAGCTTTGGAGAACGCAGCAGAACCAGGCAGGCCTTCAGGATTCGAGGAGTCGCATCCCGCCAGAACTCCGAAG TGCTCATAGAGATGCAGGATGAAGAGTTCCGACAGAAGAGCTCGCCAG ACACGAGCCTGCCAGGAGAAGACATGGCCGATGATAACAAGAGCTGCCACTGTGAGTTCGTCCCGCAAGACTTGACACCCGGCATCAAGGTCACCATCCGAGCCATCTG TATCATGCGCTTCATGGTGTCCAAGAGGAAGTTTAAGGAGAGTCTTCGTCCGTATGATGTCATGGATGTGATTGAACAGTATTCAGCAGGACACTTGGACATGCTGGCACGGATTAAGAACCTTCAGTCCAG GGTGGACCAGATCGTGGGCAGAGGAACTCCAATTGCAGACAAGGACCGACCAAAAGCTGCAGGGGAAGAACTCCCTGAGGACCCCAGCATGATGGGACGCTTGGGGAAGGTGGAGAAGCAG GTCCTGTCAATGGAGAGAAAGCTGGACTTCCTAGTCAATATCTACATCCAGCGAATGGGAATCCCACAGACAGAGACGGATGCCTACTTTGGATCTAAGGAACCAGACCCGGCGCCACCTTACCACAGTCTAGTGGACCAGCTGGAGAAGAGCCAGTCTATTCAAAAGACCCCGCA AGTGTTGCCAGATGACAGTGTGGACAAGAGTCATTTTGGGACCAAAATGGTCAGGTCCAGCAGTTCGTCTAACCCCCGGGACTACAATGCCGGGGCCACCTGCCCCCCCTCCACTTCCTGGCAGCCAATCAGTTCCCAATTGCTTCAACAGGTTCCACCTCAGCCACAGCGTAGCCTAGGGAACACCCCGAGTCCAGAGGGGGACGGGTCCCTGGTTCGACTTCCACCGCCGCCAGCCGGAGAGAGGCACGGTGGGAATCGAGCCAAACGCCACAGTACCGGAGATAGGGGGGGGGCTGAGAGAGGGGGCAAGGAAGGGGCaggggaagggggggaggATGAGGTCAAGCCCG
- the LOC119123406 gene encoding potassium voltage-gated channel subfamily KQT member 2 isoform X2: MVQKSRNGGVFPGAQADQKKLKVGFVGLEAGGTDSSRDGALLIAADEGPRRQRSSVSGGKKAPKRNALYRRLQNFLYNVLERPRGWAFIYHAYVFLLVFSCLVLSVFSTIREYEKSSEDALYILEVVTIVVFGVEYMVRIWAAGCCCRYRGWRGRLKFARKPFCVIDIMVLIASISVLAAGTQGNVFATSAIRSLRFLQILRMIRMDRRGGTWKLLGSVVYAHSKELITAWYIGFLCLILASFLVYLAEKEDNEQFETYADALWWGLITLTTIGYGDKFPITWNGRLLAATFTLIGVSFFALPAGILGSGFALKVQEQHRQKHFEKRRNPAAGLIQAAWRVYATNLTRSDLTSTWDYYERTVSVPMYRLIPPLNQLDLLRNLKNKSGLSFRKEVQSEPSPSIQKVSLKERVFSSPRSSGTKGKGSPQHVIPVVGPGVAPCVGPGVPGGVQALRRSPSIEPGLEDSPSKVPKSWSFGERSRTRQAFRIRGVASRQNSEVLIEMQDEEFRQKSSPDTSLPGEDMADDNKSCHCEFVPQDLTPGIKVTIRAICIMRFMVSKRKFKESLRPYDVMDVIEQYSAGHLDMLARIKNLQSRVDQIVGRGTPIADKDRPKAAGEELPEDPSMMGRLGKVEKQVLSMERKLDFLVNIYIQRMGIPQTETDAYFGSKEPDPAPPYHSLVDQLEKSQSIQKTPQVLPDDSVDKSHFGTKMVRSSSSSNPRDYNAGATCPPSTSWQPISSQLLQQVPPQPQRSLGNTPSPEGDGSLVRLPPPPAGERHGGNRAKRHSTGDRGGAERGGKEGAGEGGEDEVKPDSDHSLSIPSVDHDDLEHSFSGFSISQSRDNLDLLNNSFYSSAKLASNLGGLAGASCCATTRPYVAESESDSELCAPSPHSDRIWPANK, translated from the exons ATGGTGCAGAAGTCTCGGAACGGCGGCGTGTTTCCCGGAGCGCAGGCCGACCAGAAGAAGTTGAAAGTCGGCTTTGTGGGTCTGGAAGCCGGCGGGACGGATTCCAGCAGGGACGGAGCTCTGCTTATTGCAG CCGACGAAGGTCCTCGGCGTCAGCGCAGCAGCGTGTCGGGGGGCAAGAAAGCTCCCAAGAGGAACGCTCTCTACAGGCGGCTGCAGAACTTCCTCTACAACGTCCTCGagaggccccgggggtgggcCTTCATATACCACGCCTACGT GTTCCTGCTGGTCTTCTCCTGCCTAGTCCTGTCCGTCTTCTCCACCATCCGAGAGTACGAGAAGAGCTCCGAGGACGCGCTCTACATCCTG GAGGTGGTGACCATCGTGGTGTTCGGCGTGGAGTACATGGTGCGCATCTGGGCGGCGGGCTGCTGCTGCCGATATCGAGGATGGCGAGGAAGACTCAAGTTTGCCAGGAAGCCCTTTTGCGTCATCG ACATCATGGTGCTGATTGCGTCCATCTCGGTGCTGGCGGCGGGCACGCAGGGAAACGTGTTTGCCACTTCTGCCATCCGCTCGCTGCGCTTCCTCCAGATTCTGCGCATGATCCGCATGGACCGCCGCGGAGGAACCTGGAAGCTGCTGGGATCAGTCGTCTATGCCCACAGCAAG GAACTGATCACAGCCTGGTACATCGGCTTCCTGTGTCTAATCCTGGCAAGCTTCCTGGTTTATTTGGCCGAGAAAGAAGACAACGAACAATTTGAGACGTACGCTGACGCCCTCTGGTGGGGATTG ATCACGCTGACCACCATCGGCTACGGAGACAAGTTCCCCATCACCTGGAACGGTCGCCTGCTGGCGGCCACGTTCACACTGATCGGCGTGTCCTTCTTTGCTTTGCCAGCT GGCATCCTGGGTTCTGGTTTTGCTCTCAAGGTACAAGAGCAgcacagacaaaaacattttgagaaaaGACGGAACCCAGCAGCGGGACTCATTCAG GCTGCATGGAGGGTTTACGCCACAAACCTGACTCGATCTGACCTGACATCCACATGGGACTACTACGAAAGGACCGTGTCCGTCCCCATGTACAG GTTAATTCCGCCCCTCAACCAGTTGGACCTGCTGAGGAATCTCAAAAACAAGTCAGGACTCTCATTCAG GAAGGAAGTCCAGTCAGAGCCTTCTCCCAG CATTCAGAAGGTGAGTCTAAAAGAGAGAGTCTTCTCATCTCCACGCAGTTCGGGAACCAAAGGAAAAGGTTCTCCTCAGCATG TGATCCCGGTGGTTGGTCCAGGTGTAGCTCCATGCGTGGGACCCGGAGTTCCTGGTGGTGTTCAGGCCCTGCGCCGCTCCCCCAGCATAGAGCCCGGTCTAGAGGACAGTCCGAGTAAGGTTCCTAAGAGCTGGAGCTTTGGAGAACGCAGCAGAACCAGGCAGGCCTTCAGGATTCGAGGAGTCGCATCCCGCCAGAACTCCGAAG TGCTCATAGAGATGCAGGATGAAGAGTTCCGACAGAAGAGCTCGCCAG ACACGAGCCTGCCAGGAGAAGACATGGCCGATGATAACAAGAGCTGCCACTGTGAGTTCGTCCCGCAAGACTTGACACCCGGCATCAAGGTCACCATCCGAGCCATCTG TATCATGCGCTTCATGGTGTCCAAGAGGAAGTTTAAGGAGAGTCTTCGTCCGTATGATGTCATGGATGTGATTGAACAGTATTCAGCAGGACACTTGGACATGCTGGCACGGATTAAGAACCTTCAGTCCAG GGTGGACCAGATCGTGGGCAGAGGAACTCCAATTGCAGACAAGGACCGACCAAAAGCTGCAGGGGAAGAACTCCCTGAGGACCCCAGCATGATGGGACGCTTGGGGAAGGTGGAGAAGCAG GTCCTGTCAATGGAGAGAAAGCTGGACTTCCTAGTCAATATCTACATCCAGCGAATGGGAATCCCACAGACAGAGACGGATGCCTACTTTGGATCTAAGGAACCAGACCCGGCGCCACCTTACCACAGTCTAGTGGACCAGCTGGAGAAGAGCCAGTCTATTCAAAAGACCCCGCA AGTGTTGCCAGATGACAGTGTGGACAAGAGTCATTTTGGGACCAAAATGGTCAGGTCCAGCAGTTCGTCTAACCCCCGGGACTACAATGCCGGGGCCACCTGCCCCCCCTCCACTTCCTGGCAGCCAATCAGTTCCCAATTGCTTCAACAGGTTCCACCTCAGCCACAGCGTAGCCTAGGGAACACCCCGAGTCCAGAGGGGGACGGGTCCCTGGTTCGACTTCCACCGCCGCCAGCCGGAGAGAGGCACGGTGGGAATCGAGCCAAACGCCACAGTACCGGAGATAGGGGGGGGGCTGAGAGAGGGGGCAAGGAAGGGGCaggggaagggggggaggATGAGGTCAAGCCCG